In Kiritimatiellia bacterium, a single window of DNA contains:
- a CDS encoding xanthine dehydrogenase family protein subunit M codes for MRTVEDIEIRFPGSLAEALAWQADEKTRGRPLAGGTDLMVQWESGVAAIPERAVSLWGLKELKGIRETPRGIEIGALTTHTELRSSPLVRGKLPALAAAAATVGGRQIQNRGTIAGNVANASPAGDLAPALLITGGSATVASASGRREVPLTKLFLGYRQLDLRPDELIVSFTLPALPAGARETFHKIGTRAAQAISKVMGACRVDMQNGSVVSLAVALGSVAPVPVRLPQLEAWVAGRTLDAALLEEVERRASEEVRPIDDIRSTAAYRKWVSGRLVRALLEA; via the coding sequence ATGAGAACGGTGGAAGACATCGAAATCCGGTTCCCCGGCAGCCTGGCCGAGGCGTTGGCGTGGCAGGCGGACGAGAAGACGCGCGGCCGGCCGCTGGCGGGCGGCACGGACCTGATGGTCCAGTGGGAATCCGGGGTCGCGGCCATCCCCGAGCGCGCGGTCAGCCTCTGGGGCTTGAAGGAGCTCAAGGGCATCCGGGAAACTCCGCGCGGCATCGAGATCGGCGCGCTGACGACGCACACCGAGTTGCGATCGTCGCCCCTTGTCCGCGGCAAGCTCCCGGCGCTCGCGGCCGCCGCGGCGACCGTCGGCGGCCGCCAGATCCAGAACCGCGGGACCATCGCGGGCAACGTCGCCAACGCCAGCCCGGCCGGCGACCTCGCCCCCGCCCTGCTGATCACCGGCGGCTCGGCCACCGTGGCCTCCGCGTCGGGCCGGCGGGAAGTTCCGCTCACGAAACTGTTCCTCGGTTACCGCCAGCTCGATCTTCGGCCGGACGAGTTGATCGTATCCTTCACGCTCCCGGCCCTGCCGGCGGGCGCCCGGGAAACGTTCCACAAGATCGGCACGCGCGCCGCGCAGGCGATCTCCAAAGTGATGGGCGCCTGCCGCGTCGATATGCAGAATGGATCGGTCGTGTCGTTGGCCGTCGCGCTGGGCAGCGTGGCGCCCGTGCCGGTTCGCCTGCCCCAACTCGAGGCGTGGGTCGCCGGCCGGACGTTGGATGCCGCCTTGCTTGAAGAGGTCGAGCGCCGCGCGTCCGAAGAGGTCCGGCCGATTGACGACATCCGCTCCACGGCCGCGTACCGGAAGTGGGTGTCCGGCCGGCTCGTCCGCGCCCTGCTCGAAGCATGA
- a CDS encoding (2Fe-2S)-binding protein: MNTVKRTWIVNGERWTVELPPGRRLLDALRNDLGLKGTKEGCGEGECGACTVLLNGEPVTSCLVAAGQVPDGAEIMTVEGLEKTEGGRILQEAYIERGAAQCGFCIPGMIMSSFALLSKTRAPDDAAIREAHAGNICRCTGYEKIIEAVKQAADRWPEK, translated from the coding sequence ATGAACACCGTCAAGAGAACGTGGATCGTGAACGGCGAGCGATGGACGGTGGAACTCCCGCCCGGGCGGCGGCTGCTCGACGCGCTCCGGAATGATTTGGGACTGAAGGGCACCAAGGAAGGCTGCGGCGAGGGCGAGTGCGGGGCCTGCACGGTCCTGCTGAACGGCGAGCCTGTGACCTCCTGCCTGGTCGCCGCGGGCCAGGTCCCCGACGGCGCCGAGATCATGACCGTGGAAGGCCTGGAGAAGACCGAGGGCGGGCGCATCCTCCAGGAGGCGTACATCGAGCGCGGCGCGGCGCAGTGCGGGTTCTGCATCCCGGGCATGATCATGTCCTCGTTCGCGCTGCTCTCGAAGACGCGCGCGCCGGACGACGCGGCGATCCGCGAGGCGCACGCCGGTAATATTTGCCGCTGCACGGGTTACGAAAAAATTATCGAGGCGGTCAAGCAGGCCGCCGACCGGTGGCCCGAAAAATGA
- a CDS encoding xanthine dehydrogenase family protein: MPTTVQTRAPHWVGQGIPRVDAGDKVRGRAQYVDDLPVPNGWFGHVVRAPVPHGRLRGLTPDPAFDWSRVVVVTAKDIPGPNCIVSHDRSMPVIASDEFLYAGEPVALIAAPTLRLAREAAEHLRIDCEELPAVLTLREVADQFKRNDPALVKLCGQTIRKGDAEAALARADKVVEAEYTAGHQEQLYIEPQGLVAEPTADGGVFIYGSMQCPYFIVHELCEALALPPEKIRVKQAAVGGAFGGKEEFPTWLAGYVALLALKAKRPVKIVYDRHQDILYTTKRHPVWSRYRAGLNQDGTIAAIVVDFLLDGGAYLTLSDVVMYRGILHAAMGYRCDHVFVNGLVARTNTVPSGAFRGFGAPQAIWGLESHVDALAAAAGMTPHEFRLKNCLVQGDTTPTGQVLKWSVGSPAVLEKSLERCRFGEQWKKCSRGKPGAKNWYGIGVSFFAHGAAFTGDGEARIKARAAMDLDWLAPGRPGGIVRVSSTEMGQGALTVLSQLAADGLGLDLSRVLCPFPDTALVPNSGPTVASRTTMVVGSCVYGAAGKLKKALEEFAGRPITSGEEFDEIASAYLNKNGRLRVEHLFVLPPGTQWDQKTFKGDSYPGYSWGCNVAEVEVDPRTLEIRVKKITAFYDIGKVVNPVLAKGQIEGGLVQALGYSVMEKVGIGKKGRFDASRMQTYIIPTMQDVPEMDLHFVEFPFDHAPPGAKGVGELPMDGLAPAIANAIEAATGLRLRDLPITPEKLFEELTAKHAKGAK, translated from the coding sequence ATGCCGACGACCGTGCAGACACGCGCCCCTCACTGGGTGGGCCAGGGCATCCCCCGCGTGGACGCCGGGGACAAGGTCCGCGGGCGCGCCCAGTATGTCGACGATCTCCCGGTTCCGAACGGCTGGTTCGGCCATGTCGTCCGCGCGCCCGTCCCCCACGGCCGGCTGCGCGGGCTGACGCCCGATCCCGCCTTCGACTGGTCGCGCGTGGTCGTGGTCACCGCGAAGGACATCCCGGGGCCCAACTGCATCGTCAGCCACGACCGCTCGATGCCCGTCATCGCGTCGGACGAGTTCCTGTACGCGGGCGAGCCGGTCGCCCTGATCGCCGCGCCCACGCTGCGGCTCGCCCGGGAGGCCGCGGAGCACCTGCGGATTGACTGCGAGGAGTTGCCCGCCGTCCTGACGCTGCGGGAGGTCGCGGACCAGTTCAAGCGGAACGACCCGGCCCTCGTGAAGCTCTGCGGCCAGACCATCCGCAAGGGCGACGCGGAGGCCGCGCTCGCCCGCGCCGACAAGGTCGTCGAGGCGGAATACACCGCGGGCCACCAGGAGCAGCTCTACATCGAGCCGCAGGGCCTCGTCGCCGAGCCGACCGCGGACGGCGGCGTGTTCATCTACGGCAGCATGCAGTGCCCCTACTTCATCGTCCACGAGCTCTGCGAGGCCCTCGCCCTGCCGCCGGAGAAGATCCGCGTCAAGCAGGCGGCGGTCGGCGGCGCGTTCGGCGGCAAGGAGGAATTCCCGACGTGGCTCGCCGGCTACGTGGCCCTGCTCGCGCTCAAGGCGAAGCGCCCGGTGAAGATCGTCTATGACCGGCACCAGGACATCCTCTACACGACCAAGCGGCACCCGGTGTGGTCCCGCTACCGGGCCGGGCTGAACCAGGACGGGACGATCGCGGCGATCGTCGTGGACTTCCTGCTCGACGGCGGCGCGTACCTGACCTTGAGCGACGTGGTCATGTACCGCGGCATCCTGCACGCGGCGATGGGCTACCGCTGCGATCACGTCTTCGTCAACGGCCTCGTCGCGCGCACGAACACCGTGCCCTCCGGCGCGTTCCGCGGCTTCGGCGCGCCGCAGGCCATCTGGGGCCTCGAAAGCCACGTGGACGCCCTCGCCGCCGCCGCCGGCATGACCCCGCACGAGTTCCGGTTGAAGAACTGCCTCGTCCAGGGCGACACGACGCCGACGGGCCAGGTGCTGAAGTGGAGCGTCGGCTCGCCCGCCGTGCTCGAGAAATCGCTCGAGCGCTGCCGGTTCGGCGAGCAGTGGAAGAAGTGCAGCCGCGGAAAGCCCGGCGCGAAGAACTGGTACGGCATCGGCGTCTCCTTCTTCGCGCACGGCGCCGCCTTCACCGGCGACGGCGAGGCCCGCATCAAGGCGCGAGCGGCGATGGACCTCGACTGGCTCGCGCCCGGCCGGCCCGGCGGCATCGTCCGCGTCAGCTCCACCGAGATGGGCCAGGGCGCGCTGACCGTCTTGAGCCAGCTCGCCGCCGACGGGCTGGGCCTCGACCTCTCCCGCGTGCTCTGCCCCTTCCCCGACACCGCCCTCGTCCCCAACAGCGGCCCGACCGTCGCCTCGCGCACGACCATGGTCGTCGGCAGCTGCGTCTACGGCGCCGCGGGCAAGCTGAAAAAGGCGCTGGAAGAATTTGCGGGGCGGCCGATTACGTCGGGCGAGGAGTTCGACGAGATCGCCTCCGCCTACCTCAACAAAAACGGCCGCCTGCGCGTGGAGCACCTCTTCGTCCTGCCGCCGGGCACGCAGTGGGACCAGAAGACCTTCAAGGGCGACTCCTATCCCGGCTACTCGTGGGGCTGCAACGTCGCCGAGGTCGAGGTCGACCCGCGCACGCTGGAAATCCGCGTGAAGAAGATCACGGCCTTCTACGACATCGGCAAGGTTGTCAATCCCGTGCTGGCCAAGGGCCAGATCGAGGGCGGCCTGGTCCAAGCCCTCGGCTACTCCGTGATGGAAAAAGTCGGCATCGGCAAGAAGGGCCGGTTCGACGCCAGCCGGATGCAGACGTACATCATCCCGACGATGCAGGACGTCCCCGAAATGGACCTGCACTTCGTCGAGTTTCCCTTTGACCACGCGCCGCCGGGCGCCAAGGGAGTCGGCGAGCTCCCGATGGACGGCCTTGCGCCGGCGATCGCCAACGCGATCGAGGCGGCGACGGGGCTCCGCCTCCGCGACCTGCCCATCACGCCGGAAAAGCTCTTTGAGGAGTTAACTGCGAAACACGCGAAAGGCGCGAAATGA
- a CDS encoding B12-binding domain-containing radical SAM protein, which yields MKLLLIAPASGRWTRVGKSRLFGGRVFRFSMLSLLSVAAETPADVDIRIVDEQIEDIPWDAEADLVGITCMTALAPRAYEIAGRFRARGVPVVLGGMHPSLCPEEAIRHADAVLAGEAEGLWARLVEDARAGRLRGIYRSDALHSLRGLRPPPRHLLHGRRYATAHAVQATRGCPHGCDFCAISAFNRKTHRQRPVDELIAEVSAIPGKFIIFVDDNLTADRDYACRLFQALVPLRKWWITQATLAIADDPELVALAARAGCKGVFVGLETFSDRNLDGVSKSFNRVSGYREAVRRLHRHGIAVEAGIVFGFDGDTPDVFSATLKQLDDLEIDVIQASIFTPLPGTPRYAMMKDRLADGDWSHYDFHHAVFRPRNMSAADLQAGHDWVTHQFYRPWRIVRRMWRHAFRPGGLASLPYLAAVNLAYYGRTFRWKIRGWDPAKRKEPARAAPATAPVPAAV from the coding sequence ATGAAACTGTTGTTGATCGCGCCGGCGAGCGGACGGTGGACACGCGTCGGGAAGAGCCGGTTGTTCGGGGGCCGGGTGTTCCGGTTCTCGATGTTGAGCCTGTTGAGCGTGGCCGCGGAAACGCCGGCGGACGTGGACATCCGCATCGTGGACGAGCAGATCGAGGACATCCCGTGGGACGCCGAGGCGGACCTCGTGGGCATCACGTGCATGACCGCGCTGGCGCCCCGCGCCTACGAGATCGCGGGCCGGTTTCGCGCGCGCGGCGTGCCCGTGGTCCTCGGCGGCATGCACCCGTCCCTCTGCCCCGAGGAGGCCATCCGGCACGCGGATGCCGTCCTGGCCGGCGAGGCGGAGGGCCTGTGGGCCCGCCTGGTCGAGGATGCGCGCGCCGGCCGCCTGCGGGGAATCTACCGGTCCGACGCCCTGCACTCGCTGCGCGGCCTGCGCCCGCCGCCCCGGCACCTGCTCCACGGCCGGCGCTACGCGACGGCCCACGCCGTGCAGGCCACCCGCGGCTGCCCCCACGGCTGCGACTTCTGCGCCATCTCCGCGTTCAACCGGAAGACCCACCGGCAGCGCCCCGTGGACGAGTTGATCGCCGAGGTCTCCGCCATCCCCGGCAAGTTCATCATCTTCGTCGACGACAACCTCACGGCGGACCGCGACTACGCCTGCCGCCTGTTCCAGGCGCTGGTCCCCCTGCGGAAATGGTGGATCACGCAGGCCACGCTGGCCATCGCCGACGACCCGGAGTTGGTCGCCCTGGCCGCGCGGGCGGGCTGCAAGGGCGTCTTCGTGGGATTGGAGACCTTTTCGGACCGCAACCTCGACGGCGTCAGCAAGTCGTTCAACCGCGTCAGCGGGTACCGCGAGGCCGTACGCCGACTGCACCGCCATGGCATCGCCGTGGAGGCCGGGATCGTGTTCGGGTTCGACGGCGACACGCCGGACGTCTTTTCCGCCACGCTGAAACAGCTGGACGACTTGGAGATCGACGTGATCCAGGCCTCGATCTTCACGCCCCTGCCCGGGACGCCCCGGTACGCGATGATGAAGGACCGGCTCGCGGACGGCGACTGGTCGCACTACGATTTCCACCACGCGGTATTCCGGCCGCGGAACATGTCGGCCGCGGACCTGCAGGCGGGGCACGACTGGGTGACGCACCAGTTTTACCGTCCCTGGCGCATCGTCCGCCGGATGTGGCGACACGCGTTCCGGCCCGGCGGGCTGGCCTCTCTTCCCTACCTGGCGGCCGTGAACCTCGCCTACTACGGGCGCACGTTCCGGTGGAAGATTCGCGGGTGGGACCCGGCCAAACGAAAAGAGCCGGCGCGCGCCGCGCCGGCGACGGCCCCGGTCCCGGCCGCGGTTTAA
- a CDS encoding sigma 54-interacting transcriptional regulator gives MTSRLHIPASDQPLFRLVEAAAMANPFSDDRFEVERHIAGAAGATAAQVRERAIQRVRERMAEYARRGRADIRLYPRGDAERLRTVILFDVFHRYIQEMDALIVRQQEAGDMPIEVPFAAGILREMTEAGLPLEGAQHVLAEFYQLRRAFYFIRHAALGSSPCMQALRCELWTNVFTHDFHLYDRFLWNRMEDFSTLLLGETGTGKGMAARAIGCSGFIPYDPAKGRFACSFTRTFISLNLSQFPPSLIESELFGHRKGAFTGAIEEHPGMLARCSPHGAIFLDEIGDVDAPIQIKLLQVLQERTFSPVGSHEKKRFQGRVIAATNKPLDQLRRSGRFRDDFYYRLCSDQIILPPLAQRLRENPAELGDLVGAILRRLCGEDFAELKAVVLDALEKSPGRDYAWPGNVRELEQATRRILLKAGYEGDAKRADGGAEAELLEGIRAGTADAAALLAGYCKVLYERHGTYEEVARRTGLDWRTAKKHIAAGP, from the coding sequence ATGACAAGTCGCCTTCACATACCGGCCTCCGATCAGCCGCTGTTCCGGCTGGTGGAGGCGGCCGCGATGGCCAATCCGTTCAGTGACGACCGGTTCGAGGTGGAGCGGCACATCGCCGGCGCCGCGGGCGCGACCGCCGCGCAAGTCCGCGAGCGCGCCATTCAAAGGGTGCGCGAGCGGATGGCGGAGTACGCTCGCCGGGGCCGGGCCGATATCCGGCTCTATCCGCGCGGGGACGCGGAGCGGCTCCGGACGGTCATCCTGTTCGACGTGTTCCATCGATACATCCAGGAGATGGACGCGCTGATCGTGCGGCAGCAGGAAGCGGGCGATATGCCGATCGAGGTGCCCTTCGCGGCGGGTATTCTTCGGGAGATGACCGAGGCCGGGCTGCCCCTCGAGGGCGCGCAGCACGTCCTGGCGGAGTTCTACCAGTTGCGGCGCGCGTTCTACTTCATCCGCCACGCGGCGCTGGGTTCCAGCCCCTGCATGCAGGCGCTGCGGTGCGAGCTCTGGACCAACGTGTTCACGCACGATTTCCACCTGTACGATCGCTTCCTGTGGAACCGCATGGAGGATTTTTCGACGCTGCTCCTGGGCGAGACGGGCACGGGCAAGGGCATGGCGGCGCGGGCCATCGGGTGTTCGGGGTTCATCCCCTACGACCCCGCGAAGGGGCGTTTCGCCTGCAGCTTCACCCGGACGTTCATCTCGCTCAACCTGTCGCAGTTCCCGCCGTCGCTGATCGAGTCGGAGCTGTTCGGCCATCGCAAGGGGGCCTTCACCGGGGCGATCGAGGAGCACCCGGGCATGCTGGCGCGGTGCAGCCCGCACGGGGCCATCTTCCTGGACGAGATCGGGGACGTGGACGCGCCCATCCAGATCAAGCTGCTGCAGGTCCTCCAGGAGCGGACCTTTTCGCCCGTCGGCAGCCACGAGAAGAAGCGGTTCCAGGGCCGGGTCATCGCGGCGACGAATAAGCCCCTGGATCAACTTCGGCGCAGCGGGCGGTTCCGCGACGACTTCTACTACCGGCTCTGCTCCGACCAGATCATCTTGCCGCCGTTGGCGCAGCGCCTGCGCGAGAACCCGGCGGAACTGGGCGACCTGGTCGGCGCCATCCTCCGGCGATTGTGCGGCGAGGACTTCGCCGAGCTGAAGGCCGTTGTCCTGGACGCCCTGGAAAAAAGCCCCGGGAGGGACTACGCGTGGCCCGGCAACGTGCGCGAACTGGAGCAGGCGACGCGGCGGATCCTGCTCAAGGCCGGCTACGAGGGCGACGCGAAACGCGCGGACGGCGGCGCGGAGGCCGAACTCCTGGAAGGAATCCGCGCCGGGACCGCGGACGCGGCCGCGCTGCTCGCCGGGTACTGCAAGGTCCTCTACGAGCGGCACGGCACCTACGAGGAAGTGGCGCGGCGCACGGGCTTGGACTGGCGCACGGCGAAGAAGCATATCGCCGCGGGCCCGTGA
- a CDS encoding CPBP family intramembrane metalloprotease, with translation MFWWWMSGLLVILNGALLAWRPDLRRRLLADFSGGRMKKAGLGIASAAALYAIFLAGRFLLLHFLPASREHISSVYLVRPALPDWCIALLMIFIIGPGEEVFWRAYLQRALISRFGTACGLLAGALLYAGVHAGSGNPVLVLAALTAGLFWGWLYIATDSEFVIISSHVLWDVAVFLVAPF, from the coding sequence GTGTTCTGGTGGTGGATGTCGGGGCTCCTGGTTATCCTGAACGGAGCGCTGCTGGCATGGCGCCCCGATCTGCGCCGGCGGCTGCTCGCCGATTTCTCGGGCGGACGGATGAAGAAGGCCGGCCTCGGCATCGCCTCGGCGGCCGCGTTGTATGCCATTTTCCTTGCCGGCCGATTCCTGCTGCTCCATTTCCTGCCCGCCTCCCGAGAGCACATCTCCAGCGTCTATCTCGTCCGCCCGGCGCTTCCGGACTGGTGCATCGCTCTCCTGATGATTTTCATCATCGGGCCCGGCGAGGAAGTGTTCTGGCGCGCGTATCTGCAGCGGGCCCTGATCTCTAGATTCGGCACGGCCTGCGGGCTGCTTGCGGGGGCCTTGCTCTATGCCGGTGTGCATGCCGGCAGCGGGAATCCCGTTCTCGTCCTGGCCGCTTTGACCGCCGGCCTGTTCTGGGGCTGGCTGTACATTGCCACTGATTCTGAATTTGTAATTATTTCAAGCCACGTTCTTTGGGATGTAGCAGTATTCCTCGTGGCCCCATTCTGA
- a CDS encoding prenyltransferase: MFNTPHAVKKWLVAARPFALPASTMPVVFGTAAAVTAGGAAFRPGLFLAALIGMMLLHTGANMLSDVTDFRKGLDREVSPVSGAIVRGYLTGAQVRRAALGLLVLGSLIGLGLVALVGLPLLWIGLAGVLIGAGYTLGPALKYHALGDLAVFLDFGVLGALGAWTVQTGRPSVLPALWAIPIGLLVIGILHANNWRDIATDRERAGITTVAALLGDRGSLTYYGFLVFAPFAIMTVFVAARLLSPAAAWGMPWPALLVWLAFPMALGRWKKALRRATPDHPLDFITLDGATAQLNLAFGMLCTAGFVIAKLLA; this comes from the coding sequence ATGTTCAACACCCCCCATGCCGTGAAGAAATGGCTCGTGGCGGCCAGGCCCTTTGCCCTGCCGGCCTCGACCATGCCCGTGGTCTTCGGCACGGCAGCCGCCGTGACGGCCGGCGGCGCCGCGTTCCGCCCCGGGCTGTTCCTCGCCGCGCTGATCGGCATGATGCTGCTGCACACCGGCGCCAACATGTTGAGCGATGTGACCGATTTCCGCAAGGGCCTGGATCGCGAGGTCTCGCCCGTCAGCGGCGCGATTGTCCGGGGCTACCTGACCGGCGCGCAGGTGCGGCGGGCGGCCTTGGGGCTCCTCGTCCTCGGCTCGCTGATCGGGCTGGGGCTCGTCGCCCTCGTCGGCCTTCCGCTGCTGTGGATCGGCCTGGCCGGCGTGCTCATCGGGGCCGGCTACACGCTCGGCCCGGCGCTGAAGTACCACGCGCTGGGCGACCTGGCCGTCTTCCTCGATTTCGGCGTCCTCGGCGCGCTCGGCGCGTGGACCGTGCAAACGGGACGGCCCTCGGTCCTGCCCGCGCTGTGGGCCATACCCATAGGGCTTCTCGTGATCGGCATCCTGCACGCGAACAACTGGCGGGATATCGCCACCGACCGGGAGCGCGCCGGCATCACCACGGTGGCCGCCCTGCTGGGCGACCGGGGATCGCTGACCTACTACGGGTTCCTGGTATTCGCGCCTTTCGCGATCATGACCGTGTTCGTGGCGGCGCGCCTGCTCTCTCCCGCGGCGGCGTGGGGAATGCCCTGGCCGGCGCTGCTCGTGTGGCTGGCTTTTCCCATGGCCCTCGGGCGATGGAAAAAGGCCCTCCGACGCGCCACACCGGACCACCCGCTGGATTTCATCACCCTCGACGGCGCGACGGCGCAGTTGAACCTGGCGTTCGGAATGCTCTGCACCGCGGGGTTCGTCATCGCCAAGCTGCTCGCGTGA
- a CDS encoding DUF2244 domain-containing protein, whose protein sequence is MSRLPAERELRGGRSLGIFLVLFSAVWGGLPAIMLVVSLSKGGFEPAMAATLLFPVIGTALFLVGLNQFFIRGLIRVTETEVYYDRKSLFGHTVWSEPLAKYPGLLFRTEYHSGGKNRPSYTLHIVELHHPEKARRVVIHQSKSPEGVRRVWEESCRTLKLAALEEAGGQVIQRDAADLDKSVRELARERKIKVTFDPRQTPPEGIHVEVGEGTLTIALDLPRMPMKVAAPWSLAAIGMMSLPFVVGAPMILLVVGLAFLAVPVAWTLFAGWIRQTIAVSPAEVRVAWQTPWGAGAETVLPAGEIEQVEVRKGAGSTTPALHVVTDQREVVVGPFLKPEARDWLRQCILAVITR, encoded by the coding sequence GTGAGCCGGCTGCCTGCGGAGCGCGAACTGCGCGGGGGCCGCAGTTTGGGGATTTTCCTGGTGCTGTTCTCCGCGGTTTGGGGCGGACTCCCGGCCATCATGCTTGTCGTGAGCCTGTCGAAGGGAGGCTTCGAGCCGGCCATGGCCGCGACCCTGCTGTTCCCGGTCATCGGCACGGCGCTGTTTCTCGTCGGCCTGAACCAGTTCTTCATCCGTGGCCTGATCCGCGTCACGGAAACCGAGGTCTATTACGATCGCAAGAGCCTGTTTGGACACACGGTATGGAGCGAGCCGCTGGCCAAGTATCCCGGCCTGCTGTTCCGGACCGAGTATCATTCCGGCGGCAAGAACCGGCCTTCCTACACGCTGCACATTGTGGAGCTGCACCACCCGGAGAAGGCGAGGCGGGTGGTCATTCACCAGTCGAAATCGCCCGAGGGCGTACGGCGGGTCTGGGAGGAGTCCTGTAGGACGCTGAAGCTGGCGGCGCTTGAGGAGGCCGGCGGGCAGGTGATCCAGCGCGACGCGGCCGACCTGGACAAGTCGGTCCGCGAGCTGGCGCGCGAGCGGAAGATCAAGGTGACCTTTGATCCGCGCCAGACGCCGCCGGAAGGGATCCACGTGGAGGTGGGCGAGGGGACGCTGACGATAGCGCTGGACCTGCCCCGGATGCCGATGAAGGTGGCGGCGCCCTGGTCGCTGGCCGCGATCGGGATGATGAGCCTTCCCTTCGTTGTCGGGGCGCCCATGATTCTCCTCGTGGTGGGGTTGGCCTTTCTGGCCGTGCCGGTGGCGTGGACGCTGTTCGCCGGCTGGATCCGGCAAACGATCGCGGTATCCCCCGCCGAGGTGCGCGTCGCGTGGCAGACCCCGTGGGGCGCCGGGGCCGAAACCGTCCTGCCGGCCGGGGAAATCGAGCAAGTCGAAGTTCGCAAGGGCGCGGGCAGCACGACGCCGGCGCTGCACGTCGTGACCGACCAGCGCGAGGTGGTCGTCGGCCCCTTCCTGAAGCCCGAGGCCCGCGACTGGCTTCGCCAGTGCATCCTGGCCGTCATTACTCGCTGA